Part of the Labilibaculum antarcticum genome, ACATCGTACTTAGGCAACATATATTATAAGATATTTGTATTCGTTATTCTTTAATATTCTTCCGTGAAAATAATCATTCGCCTACACAGCTGATAACCAGCAACATACAAAGATTAAACCCTGGCTGAAAATCTAGTATTCAGATTAATAAACTCAAAAAATTTTACAAATTTAATCAATATTGGAAAGTAATGCTAATGATTCGTCTTCCTTTTGAGTCATTATTTCCTGATCCTCATCAGTTTTATCGTCAATTTCCATTAAATGAAGGATTCCATGAATCATTACACGATGCAATTCCTGAAAGTAATCGCATCCATATTCTTTTGCGTTATCCAGAACTGTATCTATACTAATAAATAAATCTCCTGATACAATATCAGAAACGGTATAATCAAAAGTAATAATATCCGTAAAATAATCGTGATTCAGGTGTTCACGATTCATTTCAAGCAAGTAATTGTCGGAGCAAAAATAGTAATTTATCTCCCCTATTTCGTAACCATTAGTAACAACAACGCGATTGATCCATTCGCTTAAACGCTCCTGATCAATCGCGGGAATATTAGTTTCACACGAATCGTAAGTAATCACCATTTTTATCCAAAAATAAATTTCATTTCTACTATTGCACCATTTTTAGCGAATTCA contains:
- the ybeY gene encoding rRNA maturation RNase YbeY, with product MVITYDSCETNIPAIDQERLSEWINRVVVTNGYEIGEINYYFCSDNYLLEMNREHLNHDYFTDIITFDYTVSDIVSGDLFISIDTVLDNAKEYGCDYFQELHRVMIHGILHLMEIDDKTDEDQEIMTQKEDESLALLSNID